In the Kribbella sp. NBC_00482 genome, one interval contains:
- a CDS encoding SDR family NAD(P)-dependent oxidoreductase produces the protein MTDYSTLFRLDGKHALVIGAGSGIGRESALALSAHGARVTCADRDLTAAHETAGAGMTAYGLDVLDDLAIERAVVELGPVDVLVFTAATNVRKRILDYTGEEFDRVVALNLRASFQLLRAFGRGMAERGSGSIIGFSSIRGTTVEPGQSVYAATKAGLVQLLRTAAAELGPSGVRANAIAPGVVETPLTAQIKADQSWYDAYAQKGALGRWAQPSELAGAVVYLASDASSFVTGSVLAVDGGWTAVDGRFNPPN, from the coding sequence GTGACGGACTACTCGACGTTGTTCCGGCTGGACGGCAAGCACGCGTTGGTGATCGGCGCCGGCAGCGGGATCGGCCGGGAGAGCGCTCTCGCCCTCTCCGCGCACGGCGCCCGTGTCACCTGCGCAGACCGAGACCTCACCGCCGCCCACGAGACCGCCGGCGCTGGAATGACGGCGTACGGGCTTGATGTGCTTGATGACTTGGCGATCGAGCGGGCTGTGGTTGAGCTGGGTCCTGTGGATGTGCTCGTGTTCACCGCGGCCACGAACGTGCGGAAGCGGATTCTCGACTACACGGGCGAGGAGTTCGACCGGGTCGTGGCGCTCAATCTGCGGGCGTCGTTCCAGCTGCTGCGCGCGTTCGGGCGGGGTATGGCGGAGCGGGGGAGCGGCAGCATCATCGGGTTCAGCTCGATCCGCGGCACCACGGTCGAGCCGGGGCAATCGGTGTACGCGGCAACGAAAGCCGGCCTCGTCCAGTTGCTGCGCACCGCGGCCGCCGAACTCGGACCGTCCGGCGTCCGCGCGAACGCGATCGCCCCGGGAGTCGTCGAGACACCGCTCACCGCGCAGATCAAGGCCGATCAGAGCTGGTACGACGCCTACGCGCAGAAGGGCGCGCTCGGCCGCTGGGCCCAACCGAGTGAGCTCGCCGGCGCGGTCGTCTACCTCGCTTCCGATGCCTCGAGCTTCGTGACCGGGAGCGTGCTCGCGGTCGACGGCGGCTGGACCGCGGTCGACGGCCGCTTCAACCCACCGAACTAA
- a CDS encoding aldehyde dehydrogenase family protein → MKIQLDGGGTITMPAGLPIGETWVEAPSTAPVIFPYDGSTVADAPVGDVDLARAALENALSVRETVGRLPSYLRRKVLQSVHSAVLAERDAFVDLLVLETGKPLVDCRVEIDRTLLTLETSAEEVARLHGETVPLDLLPSGEGLQGFWVRKPIGVVIGITGFNYPLLLAAHKIAPAFAAGCPIIVKPAPQTPLATLWLAHLMRSALADAGAPESALQLITGGADVGATLTTDDRIGAVSFTGSATVGHRIARDAAPTKVLLELGSNSALVVAADADLDAAADAIVRGGYYASGQACISVQRVIAVESVRDALLEKLGARMPGVVVGDPRDPETRVSALINPASTDRVRQWVGDAVHAGASIAYEAPGDVLGPTVLTDVPDGLQAWDEEIFGPVIAVRSVPDIESALRAVNETRYGLHASVFTSSLETAFAAIDQLDVGGVVINEVPGFRSDVMPYGGVKDSGTGREGPRFAIEELTTTRMAIIRPRP, encoded by the coding sequence GTGAAGATCCAGCTCGATGGCGGCGGGACGATCACGATGCCGGCGGGCCTGCCGATCGGTGAGACCTGGGTCGAGGCGCCGTCGACCGCTCCGGTGATCTTCCCGTACGACGGCTCGACCGTGGCGGACGCGCCGGTCGGGGACGTCGACCTCGCCCGGGCGGCACTGGAGAACGCGCTCTCCGTGCGAGAGACGGTCGGCCGGCTGCCGTCGTACCTGCGCCGGAAAGTCTTGCAGAGCGTGCATTCCGCGGTACTCGCCGAGCGGGACGCGTTCGTCGATCTGCTCGTGCTCGAGACCGGCAAACCGCTGGTCGACTGCCGGGTCGAGATCGATCGGACCCTGCTCACCCTGGAGACGTCGGCCGAGGAGGTTGCCCGGCTGCACGGTGAGACCGTGCCGCTCGACCTGCTGCCGAGCGGTGAAGGGCTGCAGGGTTTCTGGGTGCGCAAACCGATCGGCGTGGTCATCGGGATCACCGGGTTCAACTACCCGTTGCTGCTCGCGGCGCACAAGATCGCGCCGGCGTTCGCGGCCGGTTGCCCGATCATCGTGAAGCCCGCGCCGCAGACGCCGCTCGCCACGCTCTGGCTCGCGCACCTGATGCGCTCCGCACTCGCCGACGCGGGAGCACCAGAGAGCGCTCTCCAGCTGATCACGGGCGGAGCGGACGTGGGCGCCACGCTCACCACCGACGATCGGATCGGCGCCGTCTCCTTCACCGGATCCGCGACCGTCGGGCATCGGATCGCGCGCGACGCGGCGCCGACGAAGGTGCTGCTCGAACTGGGGTCCAATTCCGCGCTGGTCGTTGCCGCGGACGCCGACCTGGACGCGGCCGCCGACGCGATCGTGCGCGGCGGGTACTACGCATCCGGGCAGGCCTGTATCTCGGTCCAGCGGGTGATCGCTGTCGAATCCGTGCGGGATGCGCTGCTGGAGAAGCTCGGCGCGCGGATGCCGGGCGTGGTCGTCGGCGATCCGCGTGATCCGGAGACCCGTGTGTCCGCGCTCATCAACCCGGCGTCGACCGATCGTGTTCGGCAATGGGTCGGCGATGCGGTCCATGCCGGCGCGTCGATCGCGTACGAGGCCCCTGGCGACGTACTCGGGCCGACGGTGCTGACCGACGTACCGGACGGGCTGCAGGCGTGGGACGAGGAGATCTTCGGGCCGGTGATCGCGGTGCGGTCCGTTCCAGACATCGAGAGCGCTCTCCGCGCGGTCAACGAGACACGGTACGGGCTGCATGCGAGCGTCTTCACGTCCTCGCTCGAGACGGCGTTCGCGGCGATCGATCAGCTCGACGTCGGGGGCGTGGTGATCAACGAGGTCCCTGGGTTCCGGTCGGACGTGATGCCGTACGGCGGCGTGAAGGACTCGGGCACCGGCCGCGAGGGCCCGCGCTTCGCGATCGAGGAACTGACGACGACCCGGATGGCCATCATCCGCCCGCGCCCATGA
- a CDS encoding ATP-binding cassette domain-containing protein, producing the protein MPEHIPTAHDSETPTAVRVVDLVRDYPRQRTSLLQPAPVVHAIRGVSLEVKQGERFGIVGESGCGKSTLLRLIAALDRATSGHVIVEDTDITRLPERRLRSLRENLQLVFQDPMSSLDPRMRVRDIIAEPLVVQGHPASGERVRELLEAVGLSADAGDRYPHQFSGGQRQRISIARALAPRPRILIADEPVSALDVSVRAQVLNLISDLVDELNLTLVFVSHDLSVVKHVCDRVAVMNAGQIVETGYTGDVYAAPQHPYTQRLVSAIPTLQRALSGATTADLLAKGESA; encoded by the coding sequence ATGCCTGAGCACATCCCAACGGCGCACGATTCGGAGACGCCGACCGCCGTCCGGGTGGTCGACCTCGTACGTGACTACCCGCGACAGCGGACCTCGCTGCTCCAGCCGGCTCCTGTCGTGCACGCCATTCGCGGTGTGAGCCTGGAAGTCAAGCAGGGCGAGCGTTTCGGCATCGTCGGCGAATCCGGCTGCGGCAAGTCGACACTGCTGCGCCTGATCGCCGCGCTCGACCGGGCCACGTCCGGGCACGTGATCGTCGAGGACACCGACATCACCCGTCTCCCGGAACGCCGGCTGCGGTCGCTGCGCGAGAACCTCCAGCTCGTGTTCCAGGACCCGATGAGCTCCCTCGACCCACGGATGCGGGTCCGCGACATCATCGCCGAACCACTCGTCGTACAAGGCCATCCCGCGTCGGGAGAGCGCGTTCGCGAGTTGCTCGAAGCCGTCGGTCTCTCCGCCGACGCCGGCGACCGGTACCCGCATCAGTTCTCCGGCGGCCAGCGGCAGCGCATCTCCATCGCCCGCGCCCTCGCCCCGCGCCCGCGGATCCTGATCGCGGACGAGCCGGTGAGCGCTCTCGACGTTTCCGTCCGCGCCCAGGTACTCAACCTGATCTCGGACCTCGTCGACGAACTCAACCTCACGCTCGTGTTCGTCTCGCACGACCTGTCCGTGGTCAAACACGTCTGCGACCGCGTGGCCGTGATGAACGCCGGCCAGATCGTCGAGACGGGCTACACCGGTGACGTGTACGCCGCACCGCAGCATCCGTACACGCAGCGCCTGGTCTCGGCCATCCCGACGCTCCAGAGAGCGCTCTCCGGTGCGACCACCGCCGACCTACTCGCGAAGGGGGAATCAGCGTGA
- a CDS encoding ABC transporter ATP-binding protein, translated as MNDVLTVRGLSVTVRDTALVSDVDLTVGAGERVGLIGESGSGKSLTALSILGLLPEDVRAGGSVRLDGVDHELVGADERRMSRVRGRDIAMVFQEPMTALNPTMRIGDQITESMLIHKTLGKPAARTAAAELLERVQLPAETLRAYPHQLSGGQRQRVVLALALANDPALLICDEPTTALDVTVQALVLDLIVRGVVDRSSALLFITHDLAVVATVCERVLVMYGGRVVEAGPVHEVFTRPRHRYTEGLLAASDLETTSRRLTTIPGNVPPAGRFPSGCVFRTRCAHATALCEETPPWTGSETEGFACHHPAGVTNA; from the coding sequence ATGAACGACGTTCTCACTGTGCGGGGGTTGTCCGTGACCGTCCGGGACACGGCGCTCGTGTCCGACGTCGACCTGACGGTCGGTGCGGGAGAGCGGGTCGGGCTGATCGGAGAATCGGGATCAGGCAAGTCACTGACCGCGCTGAGCATTCTCGGCTTGTTGCCCGAGGACGTGCGGGCCGGCGGGTCGGTGCGCCTCGACGGTGTCGACCACGAACTGGTCGGCGCGGACGAACGGCGGATGTCGCGCGTCCGCGGCCGCGACATCGCGATGGTCTTCCAGGAACCGATGACCGCGCTCAACCCGACCATGCGGATCGGCGACCAGATCACTGAGTCGATGCTCATCCACAAGACCCTCGGGAAGCCCGCGGCCCGGACCGCGGCGGCCGAGCTGCTCGAACGCGTGCAACTCCCGGCCGAGACCCTTCGCGCCTATCCGCACCAGCTGTCAGGTGGCCAACGGCAACGAGTCGTCCTGGCGCTCGCCCTGGCCAACGATCCGGCACTGCTGATCTGCGACGAGCCGACCACCGCACTCGACGTCACGGTCCAGGCGCTCGTACTCGACCTGATCGTCCGCGGCGTCGTGGACCGCTCGTCCGCACTGCTCTTCATCACCCACGACCTCGCCGTCGTCGCCACGGTCTGCGAACGAGTCCTCGTCATGTACGGCGGACGCGTGGTGGAGGCGGGCCCGGTCCACGAGGTGTTCACGCGTCCCCGGCACCGCTACACCGAGGGACTGCTCGCGGCGTCCGATCTCGAGACCACGTCGCGCCGGCTGACCACGATCCCTGGCAACGTGCCGCCCGCCGGGCGGTTCCCGTCCGGCTGCGTCTTCCGGACCCGGTGCGCGCACGCAACCGCTCTCTGCGAAGAGACACCGCCCTGGACCGGGTCTGAAACCGAAGGGTTCGCATGCCATCACCCGGCGGGGGTGACTAATGCCTGA
- a CDS encoding ABC transporter permease — translation MKRLNPSLIAGGVIVAVIVLMALVSFVWTPYDATLVTPASRLLEPSWSHWFGTDKFGRDVLSQIMVGSRTTLFVGVVAVGVAAVIGVPLGILAAMVRRWPSEVIMRANDLLLAFPALLLAIMFGAVFGASTLTAMVAIGIASVPSFARVIRSGALQVMRTEYVLAARAAGRQPFPIALRHVLPNVTSLITVQASVSFAIAVLAEAALSFLGYGTPPPTPSWGRMLQESQEFLFSAPRLAIFPGIAIAIAVLGFNLLGDGLRDRFDPKLEDRR, via the coding sequence ATGAAGCGACTGAACCCGAGCCTGATCGCCGGCGGCGTGATCGTCGCGGTGATCGTGCTGATGGCGCTGGTGTCGTTCGTGTGGACGCCGTACGACGCGACGCTGGTGACTCCCGCCTCGCGGTTGCTGGAACCGTCGTGGTCGCACTGGTTCGGGACCGACAAGTTCGGCCGGGACGTGCTCAGCCAGATCATGGTCGGCTCGCGGACAACGCTGTTCGTCGGCGTCGTCGCGGTCGGTGTTGCCGCGGTCATCGGCGTACCGCTGGGAATCCTGGCGGCGATGGTACGGCGCTGGCCGAGCGAGGTGATCATGCGGGCCAACGACCTGTTGCTCGCGTTCCCGGCGTTGCTGCTGGCGATCATGTTCGGCGCGGTGTTCGGGGCCAGCACGCTGACCGCGATGGTTGCCATCGGCATCGCCTCGGTGCCGAGTTTCGCGCGCGTGATCCGGAGCGGGGCACTGCAGGTGATGCGCACCGAGTACGTTCTCGCGGCGCGCGCGGCCGGCCGGCAACCGTTTCCGATCGCTCTCCGGCACGTGCTGCCGAACGTGACCAGCCTGATCACGGTTCAGGCCTCGGTGTCCTTCGCGATCGCGGTGCTGGCCGAGGCGGCGTTGTCGTTTCTCGGGTACGGAACGCCGCCGCCGACACCGTCCTGGGGCCGGATGCTCCAGGAGAGCCAGGAGTTCCTGTTCAGCGCGCCGCGGCTGGCGATCTTCCCCGGGATCGCGATCGCGATCGCCGTGCTCGGGTTCAACCTGCTCGGCGACGGCCTGCGGGATCGCTTCGATCCGAAACTGGAGGATCGCCGATGA
- a CDS encoding ABC transporter permease yields MILRLIERTGVFLVSLAVSSVLVFAFMAVLPGDPARVALGVNASDEAVTELRRQFGLDRPLPTQYFDWLGGLLHGDLGTSYVSKVAIGPQVFDRLQVTLWLVVAGMIIALAVAAPAGTVMAARHRKISGLALSAFSQVGVAVPAFLAGILLIVVFAVRLGWLPANGWTPPAQDPAMFLKQLILPALSLGLVQGAVLTRYVRSAVLEVLREDYLRTARAKGLRPFQALWRHGLRNAAVPVVTVLGLQLATLLIGAVVVERVFVIPGLGSLLLDGVSNRDLLLVQDVVMVLVIAVLLVNFIVDLLYVALDPRLRTAS; encoded by the coding sequence ATGATCCTCCGCCTGATCGAGCGCACCGGCGTGTTCTTGGTCAGTCTTGCGGTGAGCTCGGTGCTGGTCTTCGCGTTCATGGCGGTGCTGCCCGGCGATCCTGCCCGGGTCGCGCTCGGGGTGAACGCCTCCGACGAGGCAGTGACCGAACTGCGTCGGCAGTTCGGCCTCGACCGCCCGCTGCCGACGCAGTACTTCGACTGGCTGGGCGGGCTGCTGCACGGTGACCTCGGTACGTCGTACGTGTCGAAGGTGGCGATCGGCCCGCAGGTCTTCGACCGGCTGCAGGTCACACTCTGGCTGGTCGTCGCGGGCATGATCATCGCCCTGGCGGTCGCCGCGCCGGCCGGGACGGTGATGGCGGCGCGGCACCGCAAGATCTCCGGGTTAGCGCTCTCTGCGTTCTCTCAGGTGGGCGTCGCGGTCCCGGCGTTCCTGGCCGGGATCCTGCTGATCGTGGTGTTCGCGGTGCGGCTCGGCTGGTTGCCCGCCAACGGTTGGACGCCGCCGGCACAGGATCCGGCGATGTTCCTCAAGCAACTGATCCTGCCGGCGCTGTCACTCGGGCTGGTCCAGGGCGCCGTCCTCACTCGCTACGTCCGCAGCGCGGTGCTGGAGGTGCTGCGCGAGGACTATCTCCGAACCGCGCGTGCGAAGGGATTGCGGCCGTTCCAGGCGCTGTGGCGACACGGCCTACGCAATGCCGCCGTACCGGTCGTGACTGTCCTCGGCCTGCAACTCGCCACGCTGTTGATCGGCGCGGTGGTCGTTGAGCGGGTGTTCGTGATCCCGGGCCTCGGGAGTTTGCTGCTCGACGGTGTCTCGAACCGGGATTTGTTACTCGTCCAGGACGTGGTGATGGTTCTCGTGATCGCCGTACTGCTGGTCAACTTCATCGTCGACCTGTTGTACGTCGCCCTCGACCCGCGACTGAGGACGGCGTCATGA
- a CDS encoding ABC transporter substrate-binding protein — MKPSFSTRAVAFLASAALLAVTACSAGSSTSSGSSPGGDQNLSIGLVAEPASLDFTTTDGAAIPQVLLGNVYETLVKQDDSGKIVPALAKSWTVSPDRKTYTFDLVDNAKFTNDKQFTANDAVFSINRVKTAWTTSLKAAMDVVSQAKALSPTQLQVTLTKPSNDWLFRMTTRIGAMFSESGVSALATAPVGSGPFKFSKWNRGDSIVMDRNDSYWGSKPYFQQITLKYFKDATALNNALLTGTINVIGTVQAPEALSQFTSNDKYQVIEGTTNGEVLLSFNNSLPLFKDVRTRQGIRMAIDHKALLDTCWAGRGKLIGSMVPPTDPWYEDLTGVAPYDLAKAKSLLQASGAAGKTLRLRLPTLPYATSCGQVVKSQLEQAGLKVAIDQLEFPAAWLTTVFKNADYDMSIIAHVEPRDLGAVFNAKYYTRYDDPTLQGYLAAADSGDEAAQVDNMKKAARRLSEQAAGDWLFLLPNLMVADKSVKGLPTNAITENFDLSKLAR; from the coding sequence GTGAAGCCGTCGTTTTCCACTCGAGCGGTCGCATTTCTCGCGTCCGCCGCGCTGCTGGCCGTGACGGCCTGCTCGGCCGGATCCAGTACGTCGTCCGGAAGCTCACCGGGAGGTGACCAGAACCTGTCGATCGGTCTGGTCGCGGAGCCGGCCAGCCTGGACTTCACCACCACCGACGGCGCCGCGATCCCGCAGGTGCTGCTCGGGAACGTGTACGAGACGCTCGTCAAGCAGGACGACTCCGGCAAGATCGTGCCTGCGCTGGCGAAGTCGTGGACGGTGTCGCCGGACCGCAAGACGTACACCTTCGACCTGGTCGACAACGCGAAGTTCACCAACGACAAGCAGTTCACCGCGAACGACGCGGTGTTCAGCATCAACCGGGTGAAGACCGCGTGGACGACGTCGCTGAAGGCCGCGATGGACGTGGTCTCCCAGGCCAAGGCGCTGTCGCCGACCCAGTTGCAGGTCACGCTGACGAAGCCGAGCAACGACTGGCTGTTCCGGATGACCACCCGGATCGGCGCGATGTTCTCGGAGAGCGGTGTCAGCGCGCTCGCGACCGCTCCGGTCGGCTCGGGCCCGTTCAAGTTCTCGAAGTGGAACCGCGGCGACTCGATCGTCATGGACCGCAACGACAGCTACTGGGGCAGTAAGCCGTACTTCCAGCAGATCACGCTGAAGTACTTCAAGGACGCGACCGCGCTGAACAACGCGCTGCTCACCGGCACGATCAACGTGATCGGCACGGTGCAGGCGCCGGAGGCCCTCAGCCAGTTCACCAGCAACGACAAGTACCAGGTGATCGAGGGCACCACGAACGGCGAGGTACTGCTGTCCTTCAACAACTCGCTGCCGCTGTTCAAGGACGTCCGGACCCGGCAGGGGATCCGGATGGCGATCGACCACAAGGCGTTGCTGGACACCTGCTGGGCCGGTCGCGGCAAGCTGATCGGCAGCATGGTCCCGCCGACCGACCCGTGGTACGAGGACCTGACCGGTGTCGCGCCGTACGACCTGGCCAAGGCGAAGTCGTTGCTGCAGGCCTCCGGTGCGGCCGGCAAGACGCTCCGGCTCCGGCTCCCGACGTTGCCGTACGCAACGTCCTGCGGCCAGGTGGTGAAGAGCCAGCTGGAGCAGGCCGGCCTGAAGGTGGCGATCGACCAGCTCGAGTTCCCGGCGGCGTGGCTGACCACGGTCTTCAAGAACGCCGACTACGACATGTCGATCATCGCGCACGTCGAGCCGCGCGACCTGGGCGCCGTGTTCAACGCGAAGTACTACACCCGGTACGACGACCCGACGCTGCAGGGCTATCTGGCCGCGGCGGACTCCGGTGACGAGGCCGCGCAGGTGGACAACATGAAGAAGGCGGCGCGCCGGCTGTCCGAGCAGGCCGCGGGTGACTGGCTGTTCCTGCTGCCGAACCTGATGGTCGCCGACAAGAGCGTCAAGGGGCTGCCGACGAACGCGATCACCGAGAACTTCGATCTCTCCAAGCTCGCCCGATGA
- a CDS encoding FadR/GntR family transcriptional regulator, with product MTKGPQFEPVQPVRAYQRIVEQVEDALARGDLAPGQRLPSERELVAQFAVSRSTVREALRVLESNGVVRSRPGDPNGPEILPYSSSALRKQVARLARVDELTLSELIGFRMIMDGAAIQVASRLRTPEELDDLEATLVAMRDAIDVDFAAFSEADLAFHELIARISRNSLIQTCNEVVRGVVLGLIADKVAHAPNSRALMLESLHHHAEVVDAIRAGNGHAAARIARQNMFDYYAGYVPDSEQETLRALIDD from the coding sequence ATGACAAAGGGCCCGCAGTTCGAGCCGGTACAACCCGTGCGCGCCTATCAGCGGATCGTCGAGCAGGTCGAGGACGCGCTCGCCCGCGGCGACCTGGCACCGGGCCAGCGGCTGCCGAGCGAGCGTGAACTGGTCGCCCAGTTCGCGGTCAGCCGATCGACCGTCCGCGAGGCGCTGCGGGTGCTGGAGAGCAACGGGGTGGTCCGTTCCCGGCCCGGCGATCCGAACGGCCCGGAGATCCTGCCGTACTCCTCCTCCGCGCTGCGCAAGCAGGTGGCGAGGCTGGCCCGGGTCGACGAGCTGACCCTGAGCGAGCTGATCGGGTTCCGGATGATCATGGACGGCGCCGCGATCCAGGTCGCGTCCCGCCTGCGCACCCCCGAGGAACTGGACGACCTGGAGGCGACCCTGGTCGCGATGCGGGACGCGATCGACGTCGACTTCGCCGCGTTCAGCGAGGCCGATCTCGCGTTCCACGAACTGATCGCGCGGATCAGCCGGAACTCACTGATCCAGACCTGCAACGAGGTCGTCCGCGGCGTCGTACTCGGACTGATCGCCGACAAGGTCGCGCACGCCCCCAACAGCCGCGCCCTGATGCTCGAGTCGCTGCACCACCACGCCGAGGTGGTCGACGCGATCCGCGCCGGCAACGGCCACGCCGCGGCCCGGATCGCCCGCCAGAACATGTTCGACTACTACGCCGGGTACGTGCCCGACTCCGAGCAGGAAACGTTGCGTGCGCTCATAGATGACTGA
- a CDS encoding FAD-dependent oxidoreductase, translating to MSKPAILTVDDDPMVSAAISRDLRRRYGDNYLVVRATSGDQALAALTKLALRNQPIALIATDQRMPGMTGIELLERAREHAQSAKYLLLTAYADTDVAIRAINEIGLDYYLLKPWDPPEDQLFPVVDDLLGDWQHANPEHTSDVRVVGNRWSDRAHDIKTFLARNHVPYRWFDVERDAEGQRLKDLADAADHDLPLVLIPEGDTLRSPTARDLASALGLRTRAEQPLYDVCIVGGGPAGLAAGVYAASEGLSTVIVEREAPGGQAGLSAAIENYLGFPRGLTGSDLAQRAVAQASRFGAEMVLARSVVGLESRGPVHAVLLEESGEIEARALIVATGVSYRSLDVDGLGDLTGRGVYYGATASEARQVQDDDVYVVGAANSAGQAALNLARYAKRVVLLVRGDTLESSMSRYLIDKIAEAANVEVRCRTEVVGCRGDGHLEALTFADRTSGRVEEVLASWLFIFVGAIPRTDWLGDSVVRDAKGFVVTGPDLIAQNRWSLSRPPYALETSVPGVFAAGDVRLDSMKRVASAVGEGAMSIYLVHRYLATV from the coding sequence GTGAGCAAACCTGCGATTCTTACGGTCGACGACGATCCGATGGTCTCGGCGGCCATCTCCCGCGACCTGCGCCGCCGGTACGGCGACAACTACCTGGTCGTCCGCGCGACGTCGGGCGACCAAGCGCTCGCCGCCCTGACCAAACTTGCGCTGCGCAACCAACCGATCGCGTTGATCGCAACCGACCAGCGGATGCCCGGCATGACCGGCATCGAACTGCTCGAACGCGCCCGCGAGCATGCCCAGAGCGCGAAGTACCTGCTGCTCACCGCGTACGCCGATACTGACGTGGCGATCCGCGCGATCAACGAGATCGGCCTCGACTACTACCTGCTGAAGCCCTGGGACCCGCCTGAGGACCAGCTCTTCCCGGTCGTCGACGACCTGCTCGGCGACTGGCAGCACGCCAACCCCGAGCACACCTCCGACGTCCGTGTCGTCGGCAACCGTTGGTCGGACCGCGCGCACGACATCAAGACGTTCCTGGCCCGCAACCACGTCCCGTACCGCTGGTTCGACGTCGAGCGCGACGCGGAAGGACAGCGCCTCAAGGACCTCGCTGATGCCGCCGACCACGACCTGCCGCTGGTCCTGATCCCGGAAGGCGACACTCTCCGCTCCCCCACGGCCCGCGACCTCGCCTCTGCCCTCGGTCTGCGGACCCGGGCCGAGCAACCGCTGTACGACGTCTGCATCGTCGGCGGCGGCCCGGCCGGGCTGGCGGCCGGCGTCTACGCCGCGTCCGAGGGTCTCAGCACGGTGATCGTCGAACGCGAGGCACCCGGCGGACAAGCCGGGCTCAGCGCCGCGATCGAGAACTACCTCGGCTTCCCGCGCGGCCTGACCGGCTCTGACCTCGCCCAGCGCGCCGTCGCGCAGGCGTCACGCTTCGGCGCGGAGATGGTGCTCGCGCGCTCGGTCGTCGGCCTCGAGTCCCGCGGCCCCGTGCACGCCGTACTGCTCGAAGAATCCGGTGAGATCGAGGCCCGCGCGCTGATCGTCGCGACCGGCGTCTCGTACCGCAGCCTCGACGTCGACGGCCTCGGCGACCTCACCGGCCGCGGCGTGTACTACGGCGCGACGGCGAGCGAAGCCAGGCAGGTCCAGGACGACGACGTGTACGTCGTCGGCGCGGCGAACTCGGCTGGACAAGCAGCGCTCAACCTGGCCCGCTACGCCAAACGCGTCGTCCTGCTGGTCCGCGGCGACACGCTCGAGAGCTCGATGTCGCGGTACCTCATCGACAAGATCGCCGAGGCCGCGAACGTCGAAGTACGGTGCCGGACCGAGGTGGTCGGCTGCCGCGGCGACGGTCATCTCGAGGCTCTGACGTTCGCCGATCGCACTTCCGGCCGGGTCGAGGAGGTGCTCGCGAGCTGGCTGTTCATCTTCGTCGGAGCGATCCCGCGGACCGATTGGCTCGGCGATTCCGTCGTACGCGACGCCAAGGGGTTCGTCGTGACGGGGCCGGATCTGATCGCGCAGAACCGGTGGTCGCTGTCCAGGCCGCCGTACGCGCTGGAGACCAGCGTGCCGGGAGTGTTCGCGGCCGGCGACGTCCGGCTCGACTCGATGAAACGCGTCGCGTCCGCGGTCGGCGAAGGCGCCATGTCGATCTATCTCGTCCACCGCTACCTTGCGACCGTCTGA